In Legionella sp. PATHC035, a genomic segment contains:
- the tsf gene encoding translation elongation factor Ts yields MSISASLVMQLRERTGAGMMECKKFLIATNGDIEAAITEMRKAGQAKADKKADRVAAEGVVVIARSADGRSAVMLEINSETDFVARDENFTNFASKVAETALNSSANTIAELSAITLASGNTVEQARQELVAKIGENIKLRRLERMSCDTGVIGYYLHGSRIGVMAALKTGDEELAKDIAMHIAASKPIVVSRDQVSAEAIENEREIFTAQAKESGKPQEIIDKMIEGRINKFIDEVSLLGQPFVKNPDIKVGQLLKEKNTEVLSFIRYEVGEGIEKKEDNFVEEVMAQVRT; encoded by the coding sequence ATGTCAATTAGTGCGAGTTTAGTCATGCAGTTACGTGAACGTACCGGTGCTGGCATGATGGAATGTAAAAAATTTCTAATAGCAACCAATGGTGATATTGAGGCTGCAATTACTGAAATGCGTAAAGCAGGTCAAGCAAAAGCAGATAAAAAAGCAGATCGTGTTGCCGCTGAGGGTGTGGTAGTTATTGCACGTTCCGCAGATGGACGTAGTGCAGTAATGCTTGAAATTAATAGTGAAACCGATTTTGTTGCTCGTGATGAGAACTTTACTAACTTTGCTAGCAAGGTCGCTGAAACGGCATTAAATAGTTCTGCTAATACAATTGCCGAATTGTCTGCAATTACCCTTGCATCTGGAAATACCGTAGAACAAGCTCGTCAAGAATTAGTAGCAAAAATTGGCGAAAACATTAAATTAAGACGTCTAGAGCGTATGTCTTGTGATACTGGGGTAATTGGTTATTACTTACACGGTTCAAGAATTGGCGTTATGGCCGCTCTGAAAACGGGTGATGAAGAACTTGCAAAAGACATTGCTATGCATATTGCTGCCAGCAAGCCAATTGTTGTAAGTCGAGATCAAGTTTCTGCTGAGGCAATTGAAAATGAGCGTGAAATTTTTACTGCTCAAGCAAAAGAAAGTGGCAAACCACAAGAAATTATCGATAAAATGATTGAAGGTCGAATCAATAAATTTATTGATGAAGTAAGCTTATTAGGTCAGCCATTTGTTAAGAACCCTGACATTAAAGTGGGACAACTTTTAAAAGAAAAAAATACAGAAGTACTTTCTTTTATACGCTATGAAGTTGGTGAAGGGATAGAGAAAAAAGAAGATAATTTTGTTGAAGAAGTGATGGCTCAGGTTCGTACATGA
- the rpsB gene encoding 30S ribosomal protein S2, which produces MNVSMRELLEAGAHFGHRTRFWNPEMGEYIFGSRNKIHIINLEKTMVMLNDVVNYVGRLASNKAKILFVGTKRAAQDSIREHAKRCGMPYVDHRWLGGMLTNYKTVRQSIFRLKELKEMKEKGLFNGMIKKEALMLTRELEKLERGLGGIENMGGLPDALFVVDVGFEHIAVEEAHRLRIPVIGIVDTNNSPRNIDYIIPGNDDSMRAVDIYVRCVADAILDAKGTNTVGVGSSDAEFVEVVEQTSDAEKAGE; this is translated from the coding sequence ATGAATGTAAGTATGCGTGAATTACTCGAAGCAGGTGCTCATTTTGGACACAGAACTCGCTTTTGGAATCCTGAAATGGGTGAGTATATATTTGGATCTCGTAACAAAATCCATATTATCAACCTTGAAAAAACGATGGTAATGCTTAACGACGTAGTAAACTATGTTGGCAGATTAGCATCTAATAAAGCAAAAATTCTGTTTGTAGGTACTAAAAGAGCAGCGCAAGACAGTATTCGCGAACATGCGAAACGTTGTGGCATGCCTTATGTTGACCATCGTTGGTTGGGCGGTATGCTAACTAACTATAAAACAGTACGTCAGTCTATTTTTCGCTTGAAAGAATTAAAAGAAATGAAAGAAAAGGGATTGTTTAATGGAATGATCAAAAAAGAAGCATTAATGCTGACGCGTGAACTCGAAAAGTTAGAAAGAGGCTTAGGCGGTATTGAGAACATGGGCGGTTTGCCTGATGCTTTATTTGTTGTTGATGTTGGTTTCGAACATATTGCCGTTGAAGAAGCTCACCGTTTAAGAATTCCCGTTATTGGTATTGTTGATACAAACAATAGCCCAAGAAATATTGATTACATTATTCCTGGTAACGATGACTCTATGAGAGCAGTTGATATCTATGTACGCTGTGTTGCTGATGCAATTTTAGATGCTAAAGGCACTAATACAGTAGGAGTAGGTTCTTCTGATGCTGAATTTGTTGAAGTAGTTGAACAAACCAGTGATGCAGAAAAAGCTGGGGAATAA
- a CDS encoding glycosyltransferase family 88 protein, with protein MYQYNPKLHVKIWLSNNPNAFMNLENQIRLIEMREKNINDTIHLVYESSLLTQTSVNTLHEFCREHRIHLIDANTIHSFLQTDNEKKLYQFYKDEICNLKMGGNLAVASDILRWLSPIFKKGTYTDFDFPIDTTQLPQLIPTEMPILLNIGSLRMGRKEFILANNDFVAIVDALAAQKDIERVQNGLIARLSHYDTDFIERTEAELNEDSLINRYLLKFMKNRSESLYIAKSKEINPPDTSTSSLKIRKYINEVMADKNKFLDFNKISPQETHEEVIQRLRKNLQVQLNLIKYLFFSKEYSLIKRILETNDDKFLSYLMKKERDLYLKSIVVCTTGPIQISNALFHGYVVDANKFSKEIQPHSFNHYGLQKAFCSQNSIPLHENVLGMLKFLGVDEGELNDSSWLDSGKKLQSSRSKLLAARQKELALSLPTAFLMIKREVEESIQKMPQIPCRSFIRDKNYSKKEDLELILNCFTQENEFNILKFNTILLNIQNHKQDDCTQRLIKELKTLCHDALIFSLAKDRKIKLAHPSTQSPQSCPTPIIKKKIRGISQYMHNLITWQK; from the coding sequence ATGTATCAATATAACCCCAAATTACATGTAAAAATCTGGTTAAGCAATAATCCAAATGCGTTTATGAATTTGGAGAATCAGATTCGACTGATTGAAATGCGTGAAAAAAATATCAACGATACAATTCACTTGGTATACGAATCCAGCTTGCTCACCCAGACATCAGTTAATACGCTACACGAATTTTGTAGAGAACATCGAATTCATTTAATTGATGCCAACACAATTCACTCCTTCCTTCAAACAGATAACGAAAAAAAATTGTACCAATTTTATAAAGACGAAATTTGTAATTTGAAAATGGGCGGGAACCTAGCTGTTGCCAGTGATATTTTAAGATGGCTTTCTCCAATATTTAAAAAAGGAACTTATACCGATTTTGATTTTCCAATTGATACGACTCAGCTTCCTCAACTTATTCCAACTGAAATGCCAATATTACTCAATATTGGTAGTTTAAGAATGGGAAGAAAAGAATTTATTCTCGCAAATAATGATTTTGTCGCGATTGTAGACGCCCTAGCAGCGCAAAAAGATATTGAGCGTGTACAAAATGGACTCATTGCCCGACTATCTCATTATGATACTGACTTCATTGAGCGCACAGAGGCTGAATTAAACGAAGACAGCTTGATAAATCGTTATCTGTTAAAATTCATGAAAAATCGTTCTGAGTCACTTTATATAGCAAAATCTAAAGAAATTAATCCACCTGATACATCTACTTCTTCATTAAAAATCAGAAAATACATTAATGAAGTGATGGCGGATAAAAATAAATTTTTAGATTTTAATAAAATATCCCCCCAAGAAACTCATGAGGAAGTGATACAAAGATTGAGAAAAAACCTACAGGTTCAACTGAATTTAATAAAATATCTATTTTTTAGTAAAGAATATTCGTTAATTAAACGGATCTTAGAAACAAATGATGATAAGTTTTTGTCTTATTTAATGAAAAAAGAGCGTGATCTATATCTTAAGTCGATTGTTGTATGTACTACAGGTCCAATACAGATATCGAATGCCTTATTTCATGGCTATGTGGTGGATGCCAATAAATTCAGCAAAGAAATTCAACCCCACTCGTTTAATCATTATGGCTTACAAAAAGCCTTTTGTTCACAAAACTCTATCCCTTTGCATGAAAATGTTCTGGGGATGCTCAAGTTTCTTGGTGTTGATGAGGGCGAATTAAATGATTCTTCCTGGTTAGATTCTGGAAAAAAATTACAAAGTTCACGCTCGAAATTACTTGCTGCCCGACAAAAGGAACTTGCTTTAAGCTTACCTACTGCGTTTTTAATGATTAAAAGGGAAGTGGAAGAAAGCATTCAAAAAATGCCTCAAATCCCTTGTCGATCATTTATCAGAGATAAGAATTATTCCAAAAAAGAAGACCTTGAGCTTATTTTAAATTGTTTTACTCAAGAAAATGAATTTAATATCCTTAAATTTAATACTATTTTACTGAATATTCAGAATCATAAACAGGATGACTGTACGCAAAGATTAATCAAAGAGCTTAAAACACTTTGTCATGATGCACTAATTTTTAGTCTTGCAAAAGATAGAAAAATAAAATTAGCTCATCCATCTACTCAATCGCCCCAATCATGCCCAACACCAATTATAAAGAAGAAAATTAGGGGTATCAGCCAGTACATGCATAACCTGATTACCTGGCAAAAGTAG
- a CDS encoding Spy/CpxP family protein refolding chaperone, with amino-acid sequence MSKKILWLSTVVFVLTFGQPSFACIGGSKQCNSHHRFDRLAQELNLTADQKAKIKAYKEKARAAFKENYGQLRLLRSQINAMIQSNKIDEAKLDSLIEKISKIRGSMLKSRIMMQHQMFSLLNEKQKAKFLELKKKWYLKRNA; translated from the coding sequence ATGAGTAAAAAAATTCTCTGGTTATCAACCGTCGTATTTGTACTAACATTTGGCCAACCAAGTTTTGCGTGTATTGGTGGCTCGAAGCAGTGTAATTCCCATCACCGATTCGATAGATTAGCCCAAGAGCTGAACCTCACTGCGGATCAAAAAGCTAAAATTAAAGCATATAAAGAAAAAGCTAGAGCTGCATTCAAAGAAAACTACGGTCAACTCAGATTACTTCGCAGTCAAATTAACGCTATGATTCAATCCAATAAAATTGATGAAGCAAAACTTGATTCTTTAATAGAGAAAATAAGTAAAATCAGAGGCTCTATGTTAAAAAGTAGAATAATGATGCAACATCAGATGTTCTCACTCTTAAATGAGAAACAAAAGGCTAAGTTTCTTGAATTAAAGAAAAAATGGTATTTAAAGCGTAATGCTTAG
- a CDS encoding YceI family protein, translated as MKMIKFVFVLLFLNSTYANALPEWTLVPSESSISFTATQNNAPVTGSFKEFTATINADPAHYQDSKVDVVVNTNSLTMSYAEITSILLSSDWFNAKEFPKAEFKSTKFTKKDDKNYEAAGILTIKNKSLPVVLTFTAVESPKDHLVVEGHTTVKRLDFGIGQGDWSSTSEIKDEVTINFKAVAVLKK; from the coding sequence ATGAAAATGATAAAGTTTGTTTTCGTTTTACTTTTTTTGAATAGTACTTATGCAAATGCCTTACCTGAATGGACACTTGTTCCCAGTGAAAGCAGTATAAGTTTTACAGCAACCCAGAACAATGCACCTGTTACTGGTTCATTTAAAGAGTTCACCGCAACAATAAATGCTGATCCGGCACATTATCAAGACAGTAAGGTCGATGTGGTAGTGAATACTAACTCCCTCACTATGTCCTACGCAGAAATAACTTCAATATTACTCAGCTCCGATTGGTTTAATGCCAAAGAATTTCCCAAAGCTGAATTTAAATCGACCAAGTTCACTAAAAAGGATGATAAAAATTATGAGGCTGCTGGAATATTAACCATAAAAAATAAATCTCTACCCGTAGTACTTACTTTTACAGCAGTTGAATCACCTAAAGATCATCTTGTTGTTGAAGGACATACCACAGTAAAACGATTAGACTTTGGTATAGGCCAGGGCGATTGGTCAAGTACTAGTGAAATAAAAGATGAAGTGACCATAAACTTTAAAGCGGTTGCTGTGCTTAAAAAATAA
- a CDS encoding cytochrome b has product MQIKNSATHFGIVAIVFHWVIALLIIGLLVLGLYMVSLPWNPQRLKFYGWHKEYGLLVLFLAAFRIIWRLSNEQPELALPLLEKIAARSMHWAFYLFMFAMPITGWLITSAAGLPASFFGLFTLPNLIAPDDSKRILFEWIHEWLGYALIAAIFMHSAAALKHHFINKDDILRRMFP; this is encoded by the coding sequence ATGCAAATCAAAAATAGTGCAACTCACTTTGGTATTGTTGCTATAGTATTTCATTGGGTTATTGCTTTGTTAATTATTGGGTTGTTAGTGCTAGGGTTGTACATGGTCTCTTTACCATGGAATCCCCAAAGATTGAAATTCTATGGTTGGCACAAAGAGTATGGCTTGTTGGTCCTTTTTTTGGCAGCTTTTAGAATTATTTGGCGTCTGAGCAATGAACAACCTGAGCTTGCTTTGCCTTTGTTGGAAAAAATTGCTGCTCGCAGTATGCATTGGGCTTTTTACTTGTTCATGTTTGCCATGCCAATTACTGGTTGGTTAATTACTTCGGCTGCTGGATTACCAGCATCATTTTTTGGCTTGTTTACCTTACCTAATCTTATCGCACCAGATGACAGTAAAAGGATTCTATTTGAATGGATCCATGAATGGTTGGGGTATGCACTCATCGCAGCAATTTTTATGCACAGTGCCGCTGCTCTAAAACATCACTTTATTAATAAGGATGATATATTACGGAGAATGTTCCCATGA
- a CDS encoding YceI family protein: protein MKKILGCLSSFLFMALTFSMTPIHAAPETYTLDKNHTFVLWSIDHLGFSTQYGKWYGTGQLILDKQNPSQSKVNVKIDVADMVTGIPELDKHLKSKLFFDTEHFPTATFVSTKVTPKGDNKATVDGTLTLRGVSKPVVLDVTLNKEGMNPISNKMSVGFTATTTINRSDFGINAFLPSVADKVNLSIGAEAYQDKK from the coding sequence ATGAAAAAAATTTTAGGATGCTTGTCCTCATTCTTGTTTATGGCACTCACTTTTTCTATGACGCCAATTCATGCCGCACCAGAAACGTATACATTGGATAAAAACCATACTTTTGTGTTGTGGAGCATTGATCACTTGGGCTTTTCAACTCAATATGGTAAATGGTATGGGACCGGTCAATTAATTCTTGATAAACAGAATCCAAGTCAAAGTAAAGTCAACGTGAAGATTGATGTTGCGGATATGGTTACCGGTATTCCAGAGTTAGATAAGCATCTAAAAAGTAAGTTGTTTTTTGATACGGAACATTTTCCTACTGCGACTTTTGTCAGTACCAAGGTAACTCCTAAAGGTGATAATAAAGCAACTGTTGATGGTACCTTAACTTTGCGTGGTGTGAGTAAACCTGTGGTATTGGATGTGACCTTAAATAAAGAGGGAATGAATCCCATTAGTAATAAGATGTCAGTTGGCTTTACAGCCACTACCACTATAAATCGTTCTGATTTTGGGATAAATGCTTTCCTGCCTTCTGTAGCTGATAAAGTAAACCTCTCAATTGGGGCCGAAGCATATCAGGATAAGAAATAG
- a CDS encoding DUF2282 domain-containing protein yields the protein MLIRDKLVQSVMTAFFVLVATGSSAADNNDTNSTTEKCYGIAKKGMNDCATATASCASSATKDKQKDAFILLPKGLCERIVGGSLKPE from the coding sequence ATGTTAATTCGAGATAAATTAGTGCAATCAGTAATGACTGCTTTTTTTGTTTTAGTTGCAACGGGAAGTTCAGCAGCTGACAACAACGATACAAATTCCACAACGGAAAAATGTTATGGAATTGCTAAAAAGGGAATGAATGATTGCGCTACTGCAACAGCTTCATGCGCCTCTTCTGCGACTAAAGACAAACAAAAAGATGCTTTTATATTGTTACCCAAAGGACTCTGTGAGCGGATAGTTGGTGGCAGTCTCAAGCCTGAGTAA
- the bioD gene encoding dethiobiotin synthase, with the protein MKRFFITGTDTDCGKTYVTASLLDYFSSAAAIKPVASGCMEIENTLVNSDAQNLQKNSKINIPMDVINPWRFKAPVSPHIAAQNEGVCLSVTEIADYCLNLQLEGIETLFIEGAGGLMVPLNDNQTWIDFLQITQLPVILVVGMKLGCINHSLLTEAVLHANNIQCTGWIANCIDPNMEALSANINTLKQKLTAPLLAVLPFAGKITMIDF; encoded by the coding sequence ATGAAGCGATTTTTTATTACGGGTACTGATACAGATTGCGGTAAAACCTATGTAACGGCAAGTCTGTTAGATTATTTTTCATCGGCAGCTGCAATTAAACCAGTAGCAAGTGGATGCATGGAAATAGAAAATACACTAGTGAACAGTGACGCGCAGAATTTACAAAAAAACAGCAAGATAAACATCCCCATGGATGTAATCAATCCATGGCGATTTAAAGCTCCGGTTTCCCCTCATATTGCGGCACAGAATGAGGGAGTGTGTTTAAGCGTTACTGAAATTGCAGACTATTGCCTTAACTTGCAACTGGAGGGTATTGAAACATTATTCATTGAGGGCGCGGGTGGGTTAATGGTGCCGCTAAATGACAATCAAACATGGATTGATTTTTTACAGATTACCCAGCTCCCTGTTATTTTAGTGGTTGGCATGAAATTAGGATGTATTAATCATTCGTTGTTAACGGAAGCTGTTTTGCATGCAAATAACATTCAATGCACGGGATGGATTGCAAATTGCATTGACCCAAACATGGAGGCTTTATCAGCTAATATTAATACATTAAAGCAAAAACTTACTGCCCCTCTTTTGGCGGTACTCCCATTTGCTGGCAAGATTACAATGATTGATTTTTAA
- a CDS encoding alpha/beta fold hydrolase, which yields MNISISSYGKGFPIVFLHGWGFDSRVWLPLVLKLSMEYQLILIDLPGFGHSPIMDWDSFKTFLLSQLPPQFALVGWSMGGLYAIRFALEEPERVHSLINVTSSPRFLHTDRWPGVSQDVFKKFYKKLLQEPKGTLNEFMELNGLTIHDRVQHLPNKLPSPEGLKLGLEILEEWDLREELKQFAKPTCFMFGRLDPIVSIKTMSSMQLNYPKFHYILFKRAAHMPFLSHIDLFIEEIRGFIQ from the coding sequence ATGAATATCAGCATCAGTAGTTATGGAAAAGGATTCCCTATTGTGTTTCTGCACGGATGGGGATTTGACAGTCGAGTTTGGTTGCCATTAGTGCTTAAACTTTCCATGGAGTATCAGCTCATCTTAATTGACTTGCCTGGATTTGGTCATAGTCCAATCATGGACTGGGATTCATTCAAAACGTTTTTATTGAGCCAATTACCCCCACAATTTGCATTAGTAGGTTGGTCTATGGGGGGCTTATATGCCATCCGTTTTGCATTAGAAGAACCTGAACGAGTTCACTCTCTTATTAACGTGACATCATCACCTCGATTTTTGCACACGGATCGATGGCCAGGGGTTTCTCAGGATGTTTTTAAAAAATTTTACAAAAAATTATTACAAGAGCCAAAGGGTACTTTAAACGAATTTATGGAACTCAATGGATTAACTATTCATGATCGAGTGCAGCATCTGCCTAATAAACTTCCCTCTCCCGAAGGGTTGAAATTAGGCCTTGAAATTCTAGAAGAATGGGATTTACGAGAGGAGCTGAAACAGTTTGCTAAACCCACGTGTTTTATGTTTGGTCGTCTTGACCCCATTGTTTCCATTAAAACAATGAGTTCGATGCAACTGAATTATCCCAAGTTTCATTATATTCTGTTCAAAAGAGCGGCACATATGCCTTTTTTATCTCATATCGATTTATTTATCGAGGAAATCCGAGGATTTATTCAATGA
- a CDS encoding aminotransferase class I/II-fold pyridoxal phosphate-dependent enzyme — translation MPISHKIKDYTNQLAQEGLLRNRIINADDSSLIHFDSNDYLSLGRHPRIAEGYQRGYALYPCGSGASMLLSGYHPNHRAVEEAFANLLAVDDCILFSSGYAANLAVTALLGQLKVHCFIDKEIHASIYDGLALSQVNYTRYLHNNLNDLDRKLITYANGSALITEGVFSMSGQIAPLAKLSSLCSTNQSALLVDEAHSFGLLGAQGRGAVAYHGLTQNEVPLRIIPLGKAYAAQGALVAGKADWIYALLQAGRSVIYSTAISPALSYGLLHALEFVVNAEDRRSKLTQLITLFRSYIKETPLNWSDSITPIQQLQLGCPHLALYYARELKKKGISCSAIRRPTVSAKASGLRVILNYNHTPEQIRELFNQLSVIYEYQHQ, via the coding sequence ATGCCTATAAGTCACAAGATTAAGGATTATACGAATCAGCTCGCTCAAGAAGGCCTATTAAGAAATAGGATAATAAACGCTGATGATTCGTCATTAATCCATTTTGACAGTAATGATTATTTGTCGCTAGGTAGGCACCCACGAATTGCAGAAGGATACCAGCGAGGGTATGCTCTGTATCCTTGTGGAAGCGGTGCCTCAATGTTATTAAGTGGCTATCACCCCAATCATCGAGCAGTTGAAGAGGCATTTGCTAACTTATTGGCGGTAGATGATTGTATTTTATTTTCTTCAGGATATGCAGCAAATCTTGCGGTTACAGCCTTACTTGGTCAATTAAAAGTCCATTGTTTTATTGATAAAGAAATACACGCATCAATTTATGATGGCTTAGCTCTATCACAAGTAAACTATACACGCTATCTACATAATAATTTAAATGACTTAGACCGTAAATTAATAACTTATGCCAATGGATCCGCATTAATTACTGAGGGAGTTTTTAGCATGAGTGGCCAAATCGCTCCTTTGGCAAAACTGTCCTCTTTGTGTAGTACAAACCAAAGTGCACTCTTGGTTGATGAGGCTCATTCTTTTGGGCTCCTAGGCGCTCAGGGAAGGGGGGCAGTAGCGTATCATGGTTTAACTCAAAACGAAGTTCCGTTGAGGATTATTCCTCTAGGGAAAGCCTATGCTGCTCAAGGTGCACTGGTTGCTGGTAAAGCAGATTGGATCTATGCTTTATTACAAGCCGGTCGCTCTGTTATCTATTCAACTGCCATAAGTCCTGCCTTAAGTTATGGCTTGTTGCATGCATTGGAATTTGTAGTTAATGCAGAAGATAGAAGGTCGAAATTAACACAACTCATTACGCTATTTCGATCCTATATCAAAGAAACTCCGCTAAATTGGTCTGATTCAATTACCCCAATTCAGCAACTTCAATTAGGCTGTCCGCATTTGGCATTATATTATGCTCGTGAGTTGAAGAAAAAAGGAATTAGCTGTTCTGCTATAAGACGGCCTACAGTCAGTGCCAAAGCATCCGGTTTGCGCGTCATTTTAAATTACAATCATACTCCAGAACAGATCCGGGAGTTATTTAATCAATTAAGTGTCATTTATGAATATCAGCATCAGTAG
- the bioB gene encoding biotin synthase BioB encodes MTQTKKHWSISDITALYEQPFNDLLHQAHAVHREYHQPNSLQFATLLSIKTGACPEDCGYCSQSGHHKTHVEKENLMSVAEVLKAAQEAKEGGAKRFCMGAAWRCPPDKAMNELQEMIKGVKSLGLETCMTLGMLNQEQAACLKEAGLDYYNHNIDTSPSYYEKVVTTRKFSERLDTLNNVREAGINVCCGGILGLGETREDRIEFLLTLANMETPPESVPINRLIPVEGTPLAKAQPVEGIELVRTIATARILMPKSVIRLTAGRTEMSDELQALCFFAGANSVFIGDKLLTEENPQRVKDKALFSKLGLTEMV; translated from the coding sequence GTGACCCAAACTAAGAAGCACTGGTCTATTTCTGACATTACAGCTCTTTATGAGCAACCATTTAATGATTTGTTGCACCAGGCGCATGCTGTACATAGAGAATATCATCAACCTAATTCGTTGCAATTCGCTACTCTACTCAGTATTAAAACAGGTGCTTGTCCTGAGGACTGCGGTTATTGTTCACAAAGCGGCCACCACAAGACTCATGTAGAAAAAGAAAATTTAATGTCAGTTGCTGAGGTATTAAAAGCAGCTCAGGAAGCTAAAGAGGGTGGTGCCAAACGCTTTTGCATGGGAGCTGCTTGGCGTTGTCCACCAGATAAGGCCATGAATGAATTACAAGAAATGATTAAAGGGGTGAAGTCTTTAGGTTTGGAAACGTGCATGACTTTAGGAATGTTAAATCAAGAGCAAGCTGCTTGTTTAAAAGAAGCCGGTTTGGATTATTACAATCATAATATCGACACATCACCTTCTTATTATGAGAAAGTAGTAACGACACGCAAATTCAGCGAGCGATTGGATACGTTAAATAATGTGCGAGAAGCCGGAATTAATGTATGTTGTGGTGGTATTTTAGGTTTAGGAGAGACACGCGAAGATCGTATTGAATTTTTATTAACTCTAGCCAACATGGAAACGCCTCCCGAAAGTGTTCCTATAAACCGTTTAATTCCAGTAGAAGGTACACCTCTTGCGAAAGCTCAGCCAGTCGAAGGGATTGAGTTAGTTCGTACGATTGCAACTGCTCGAATACTAATGCCTAAAAGCGTCATTCGTTTGACTGCTGGAAGAACTGAAATGAGTGATGAATTACAAGCACTTTGTTTCTTTGCTGGAGCAAATTCTGTATTTATTGGTGATAAATTATTAACAGAGGAAAATCCTCAAAGAGTAAAAGATAAAGCCCTATTTAGCAAGCTAGGTTTAACTGAGATGGTTTAA
- the bioA gene encoding adenosylmethionine--8-amino-7-oxononanoate transaminase gives MVNVHQLISRDLKHFWHPCTQMKDFETCPPLLVEKAQGSYLHTNKGPLIDAISSWWCKSLGHGHPAVMAAITEQLNHFEHVIAANTTHPQLVELAEELAKITQKQHVFFASDGSSAVEIAMKLAIHASQIKGFTDKNQFIALKNGYHGETLGAMSISDLGLYKSPYTSFGLTCHFIQNIPYITGNKDLLWSDCDSYWTAVEKELAAVSDKVCAIIVEPLIQGAGGMLCYSPDFLKKLSSWAKSNNIYLIADEIMTGMGRTGQWLASHHADVEPDLICLSKGLTSGSIPLSCIMIDSSIFELFYADYASGKSFLHSHTYSGNALAVSAALATIRVMHEENILMQAQNLGEYMLSTLTEIAQISGRLSNVRGVGAVVAADLEEIGHDRIGNKVYQQALNHGALIRPIGNTLYWLPPLNTSHEVIGKLAEITLHSIKGAYVTP, from the coding sequence ATGGTTAACGTGCATCAATTAATAAGTAGAGATTTGAAACATTTTTGGCACCCTTGCACCCAAATGAAGGATTTTGAAACCTGCCCTCCACTGCTTGTTGAAAAAGCGCAAGGCAGTTATCTTCACACGAATAAAGGGCCTTTGATTGATGCCATTTCCAGTTGGTGGTGTAAATCATTAGGACACGGCCATCCGGCCGTAATGGCAGCAATAACTGAACAACTGAACCATTTTGAACATGTTATTGCAGCAAATACTACACATCCCCAACTTGTAGAATTGGCAGAAGAGCTTGCAAAAATCACTCAAAAACAACATGTTTTCTTTGCCAGTGATGGCTCTAGTGCAGTTGAAATAGCAATGAAATTGGCCATTCATGCAAGCCAAATTAAAGGCTTCACCGACAAGAATCAATTTATCGCTCTTAAAAATGGATATCACGGAGAAACATTAGGTGCAATGAGTATCAGTGATCTAGGCCTTTATAAATCCCCCTACACTTCATTTGGTCTAACGTGTCATTTTATTCAAAATATTCCCTATATCACTGGCAATAAAGATCTTTTATGGAGTGATTGTGATTCGTATTGGACTGCTGTAGAAAAAGAATTAGCAGCAGTAAGCGACAAAGTCTGCGCCATAATTGTTGAGCCGTTGATTCAAGGCGCAGGAGGAATGTTGTGTTATAGCCCCGACTTTCTTAAAAAACTCTCATCCTGGGCTAAAAGCAATAATATTTATCTTATTGCTGATGAAATAATGACGGGGATGGGACGTACAGGCCAATGGCTGGCCTCACACCATGCTGATGTAGAACCGGATCTGATTTGTCTATCCAAGGGATTAACTTCAGGATCCATTCCTTTAAGCTGTATCATGATTGATAGCTCTATTTTCGAACTTTTTTACGCTGATTATGCCAGCGGTAAATCGTTTCTTCATTCACACACCTACAGCGGTAATGCACTCGCAGTGAGCGCAGCATTGGCAACCATACGTGTCATGCATGAAGAAAATATCCTCATGCAAGCTCAAAACCTCGGGGAATACATGTTAAGTACTTTGACTGAAATAGCGCAAATTTCAGGCAGGTTAAGCAATGTTCGAGGAGTTGGCGCAGTTGTCGCAGCGGATCTTGAGGAAATAGGACATGATCGTATAGGGAATAAAGTGTATCAGCAGGCATTAAATCATGGTGCATTAATAAGACCAATTGGAAACACGCTTTACTGGCTTCCTCCGTTAAATACAAGTCATGAAGTAATTGGGAAATTAGCAGAAATCACACTACACTCTATAAAGGGAGCCTATGTAACACCATAA